One window of Elaeis guineensis isolate ETL-2024a chromosome 11, EG11, whole genome shotgun sequence genomic DNA carries:
- the LOC105053606 gene encoding LOW QUALITY PROTEIN: xyloglucan galactosyltransferase MUR3 (The sequence of the model RefSeq protein was modified relative to this genomic sequence to represent the inferred CDS: inserted 1 base in 1 codon), whose product MRRRPPASSYHEEMEKTNDKHPPSRLCFLATLAAMFWVLIFYFHFAMLSDNPINLPERPARFHHISSNTPHLSKDQNPSEFTSSSGQHLSKDNHPSEPLVMPHPKLPDTHPAPKNYPFSRALRTLDNKSDPCGGRYIYVHDLPSRFNDDMLKDCRKLSLWTNMCKFMTNAGMGPPLENINGVFSNTGWYATNQFAVDVIFSNRMKQYECLTKDSSIAAAIFVPFYAGFDIARYLWGYNISVRDAASLDLVDWLMKRPEWSVMGGRDHFLVAGRITWDFRRLTDSESDWGNKLLFLPAAKNMSMLVVESSPWNANDFGIPYPTYFHPAKDADVFVWQDRMRKLERKFLFSFAGAPRPDNPKSIRGQIINQCKKSKACKLLECDFGESKCHSPSSIMQMFQSSLFCLQPQGDSYTRRSAFDSMLAGCIPVFFHPGSAYTQYTWHLPRNYSKYSVFIPEDDIRKRNVSIEETLKQIPSDVVKDMREEVINLIPRLIYADPRSKLETLEDAFDVAVQAIIDKVTKLRTDIIEDREDKDFIEENSWKYALLEKXQTVGAHEWDPFFSKPKDGDGDSGGSSAEAAKNSWKNEQRSQS is encoded by the exons ATGAGACGGCGTCCGCCTGCATCCAGTTATCACGAGGAGATGGAAAAGACCAACGACAAGCACCCGCCATCCCGTCTCTGCTTCTTAGCTACATTAGCTGCCATGTTCTGGGTCTTGATCTTCTACTTCCATTTCGCCATGCTCAGTGATAACCCCATCAATCTGCCGGAACGACCTGCCCGCTTCCACCATATTTCATCCAATACCCCACATTTGTCCAAGGACCAGAATCCATCTGAATTCACTTCATCCAGTGGCCAGCATTTGTCCAAGGACAACCATCCATCTGAACCACTTGTCATGCCACATCCCAAGCTGCCTGATACCCATCCAGCACCCAAGAATTACCCCTTCAGTCGGGCTCTCAGGACTCTTGACAACAAGAGCGACCCTTGTGGTGGAAGGTACATCTATGTCCATGACCTCCCTTCCCGGTTCAATGATGACATGCTTAAAGATTGCAGAAAGCTGAGTCTTTGGACCAACATGTGCAAGTTCATGACCAATGCCGGCATGGGTCCGCCCCTCGAGAACATCAATGGGGTCTTCTCAAATACTGGTTGGTATGCCACCAACCAATTTGCAGTGGATGTGATCTTCAGCAACCGAATGAAGCAGTATGAATGCTTAACCAAGGACTCGTCCATTGCAGCTGCCATCTTTGTGCCTTTCTATGCTGGTTTTGACATAGCACGGTATCTTTGGGGATATAACATCTCGGTCAGGGATGCTGCCTCTCTTGATCTGGTGGATTGGCTCATGAAGAGGCCAGAGTGGAGCGTGATGGGTGGGAGGGACCACTTCTTGGTGGCGGGGAGGATTACATGGGATTTTAGGAGACTGACAGATTCTGAATCAGATTGGGGGAACAAGCTTCTCTTCTTACCGGCTGCCAAGAACATGTCTATGCTGGTCGTGGAGTCAAGCCCATGGAATGCAAATGATTTTGGGATACCATATCCTACTTATTTCCACCCGGCAAAGGATGCTGATGTTTTTGTTTGGCAGGATCGAATGAGAAAGTTGGAGCGAAAGTTTCTTTTCTCCTTTGCAGGGGCACCACGCCCTGATAACCCAAAATCTATCAGAGGACAGATTATCAACCAGTGCAAGAAGTCTAAGGCTTGTAAATTGTTGGAATGCGATTTTGGCGAGAGCAAGTGTCACTCTCCTAGCAGCATAATGCAGATGTTCCAGAGCTCTTTGTTCTGCTTGCAGCCTCAAGGGGATTCATACACAAGGAGATCAGCTTTTGACTCAATGCTGGCTGGTTGTATCCCTGTTTTCTTCCATCCGGGGTCAGCTTATACCCAATACACTTGGCATCTTCCAAGAAATTATTCGAAGTATTCAGTCTTTATCCCAGAAGATGATATTCGTAAGAGGAACGTTAGCATCGAAGAAACATTGAAGCAAATTCCTTCAGATGTTGTGAAGGATATGAGAGAGGAGGTCATAAATCTCATACCAAGGCTGATATATGCAGATCCTAGGTCAAAATTGGAGACTCTTGAGGATGCCTTTGATGTGGCTGTACAGGCAATTATCGACAAAGTTACAAAATTGAGGACAGACATAATTGAGGATCGTGAAGATAAGGATTTCATTGAGGAGAATAGTTGGAAGTATGCTTTGTTAGAGA GTCAGACAGTTGGTGCACATGAATGGGATCCATTCTTTTCTAAACCTAAGGATGGTGATGGAGATTCTGGTGGTTCATCAGCTGAAGCTGCTAAAAATTCATGGAAGAATGAGCAAAGGAGTCAGTCTTGA
- the LOC105053605 gene encoding uncharacterized protein isoform X1: MALGRETKPSFRESEMDGEAKRNNELQSLLEAINSTEILESRTALISQLGDSCPSETSDQTLLFEYLVTFWNDSPCLDASQCMLNKVILHVASKYLESDMSDCPCQFLILGMKASVWCQKHLPATVGSSDELQDENHSGLFFQLILDSLSFSSTSISALARSPIRREKEVMLITENFVVELLSFTKTVILEIEKIRSIASEVLKVAQVVLDAAIKLCRAYSQATKWDSHGININRNEGSKDDKMVDYCNHVISITVCTIENLYELGTFAASGGSLASVLNVSWKGVVSLLQLGKGVLAEKIVVSDIILTLVSLAIESLKSASQALSTTFQETLAISEAKRTFLPIKFYLINAVRISSEFPCEAINIHKEITRCALLISSLGIYFSKDTHLRAASEALAEFLEPTSFLLLHTLLNSAEIKPESKFLIMDWLFEDEIESDSIMLQNNVTTAAKLTAFESLFTVDSDAIPRTKALLLGRVIVFLYLLKTSTVLREEMVLGISRKLECLLNILIHEDIYSSILGLQIPVLCGFGTNPGVVWQPMLSSVLHALKTFIIVASSSDPAWMEVETFLYENLFHPHFLCVEIVTELWGFIIRHAETDMVNCILNILFLFLKTIASSEPALTPNSALRKMSRPICVLLTYAPPAIVDHVYNSALSDDASFLSYVIYLALLMEGFPLDSLSDNIKSLATQKIVTAFYGFMETNSCELGLNISPGSCSSSLPGLPVYALSSALRCSHIENSDLIDDKKTLKVLKFMLSVIHGYTSATETVKDHYARLLGMTLDIISNMKDLFGLDEFEKVILELHNLFASGSTDADAFLYQCKPSLASFMASLSHMEIAEGEGSALFSAVWELYHVILRERHWAFIHLAIASFGYFAARTSCTQLWRFVPHDAALSYNTNTGKETNEDRFMSELKGFLEKEVALNEFTLSKEQLSLLDKEGTALKKLSKLLNTIPQVSGSETMEISAESCVNKKKRKLPVGICEGMELLQSGLKVMRNALCQADSVELSDEISTQISCLEDVISRLMGLSDDV, translated from the exons ATGGCGTTAGGGCGGGAAACCAAACCAAGCTTCAGAGAGAGCGAGATGGACGGCGAAGCGAAGAGGaacaatgagttgcagagcctaCTGGAAGCCATCAACTCAACAGAG ATTTTAGAGAGCCGAACAGCACTTATCAGCCAACTTGGAGATTCATGCCCGTCTGAGACATCTGATCAGACCCTTTTGTTTGAATACCTTGTC ACATTTTGGAATGACTCCCCATGCTTGGATGCATCACAATGCATGCTAAACAAAGTAATTTTGCATGTAGCTTCGAAATACTTGGAATCAGATATGTCTGACTGCCCATGCCAGTTTCTTATCCTTGGAATGAAG GCAAGTGTATGGTGTCAAAAACATCTTCCAGCCACAGTTGGGTCATCTGATGAGCTTCAAGATGAAAACCATTCCGGCCTATTTTTTCAG ctaattttggattctttaagTTTCTCCTCGACCAGTATTTCTGCTTTGGCAAGATCTCCTATTAGAAGGGAAAAGGAGGTGATGCTTATCACTGAGAATTTTGTGGTGGAATTATTAAGCTTTACAAAGACTGTAATATTGGAGATTGAG AAAATTCGTTCAATTGCTTCAGAAGTACTCAAGGTGGCACAAGTGGTTCTGGATGCTGCAATAAAGCTATGCAGAGCATATTCTCAAGCCACTAAATGGGATTCCCATGGGATAAATATTAACAGAAACGAAGGATCAAAGGATGATAAAATGGTGGATTATTGTAATCACGTCATCAGCATAACAGTTTGCACCATAGAGAATTTGTACGAACTGGGAACCTTTGCAGCTTCTGGAGGGAGTCTTGCTAGTGTGCTAAATGTGTCGTGGAAAGGTGTTGTTTCTTTACTGCAACTTGGTAAAGGGGTTTTAGCTGAAAAGATAGTTGTAAGTGATATCATTCTGACCCTGGTTTCACTGGCCATTGAATCTCTGAAATCTGCTTCCCAAGCATTGTCGACAACATTTCAAGAAACCCTGGCCATAAGTGAAGCAAAAAGGACATTTctaccaataaaattttacttgatTAATGCTGTACGGATCTCCTCTGAGTTTCCATGTGAAGCCATAAATATACATAAGGAGATCACTAGGTGTGCGCTGTTGATATCATCTTTAGGCATTTATTTTAGCAAAGACACGCATCTCAGAGCTGCAAGTGAGGCACTGGCAGAGTTCCTGGAACCAACATCCTTTCTCCTATTACATACATTACTGAATTCAGCTGAGATAAAACCCGAATCCAAATTCCTTATTATGGATTGGTTATTTGAAGATGAGATTGAGTCTGATTCCATAATGCTGCAGAATAATGTTACTACTGCTGCAAAGTTGACTGCCTTCGAGAGCTTATTCACTGTGGATTCTGATGCTATCCCCAGAACCAAAGCATTATTACTTGGCCGGGTTATTGTATTCTTGTATCTTCTCAAGACTTCTACAGTTCTGAGAGAAGAAATGGTACTTGGAATCTCTAGGAAGTTGGAGTGTCTTCTGAATATTTTGATTCATGAAGATATCTACTCTTCCATTCTTGGTTTGCAGATACCTGTTCTGTGTGGTTTTGGCACAAATCCTGGAGTTGTTTGGCAACCCATGTTATCTTCTGTTTTACATGCTCTAAAGACTTTCATTATTGTTGCATCTTCTTCAGATCCAGCTTGGATGGAGGTGGAAACCTTTTTATATGAGAACCTTTTCCACCCACATTTTCTGTGTGTGGAGATTGTTACAGAACTCTGGGGCTTTATTATTCGCCATGCTGAAACCGATATGGTCAATTGCATTCTTAACATACTGTTTTTATTTCTAAAGACGATAGCATCATCAGAACCAGCTCTTACACCCAATAGTGCTCTAAGAAAGATGTCAAGACCAATATGTGTGCTTCTCACTTATGCACCTCCAGCCATTGTAGATCATGTTTACAATTCTGCACTAAGTGATGATGCATCCTTTTTGTCATATGTCATCTATTTAGCATTACTCATGGAGGGTTTCCCTCTGGATTCATTATCTGATAACATAAAATCACTTGCCACCCAAAAAATTGTCACTGCATTTTATGGTTTTATGGAGACTAACTCCTGTGAACTTGGGTTGAATATTTCTCCAGGATCTTGTAGTTCTAGTTTACCTGGGCTACCTGTGTATGCTTTATCATCTGCCTTACGTTGTAG ccaTATCGAGAATTCTGATTTAATTGATGACAAGAAAACTTTGAAGGTCCTGAAATTTATGCTTTCTGTCATTCATGGGTATACAAGTGCCACTGAAACTGTGAAAGATCATTATGCCAGACTTCTTGGCATGACTTTAGATATCATCTCAAATATGAAGGATCTTTTTGGTTTGGATGAATTTGAAAAAGTAATCTTGGAGCTTCATAACCTTTTTGCGTCAGGTTCTACTGATGCCGATGCATTTTTGTATCAGTGCAAGCCTTCTCTGGCTTCTTTCATGGCTAGTCTTAGTCACATGGAAATAGCAGAAGGGGAAGGTAGTGCACTGTTTTCTGCAGTATGGGAATTGTATCATGTGATACTGAGGGAACGACATTGGGCATTTATTCATTTGGCTATTGCTTCTTTTGGTTATTTTGCTGCCCGTACATCATGCACCCAACTCTGGAGATTTGTTCCCCATGATGCAGCTCTCTCATACAATACGAACACGGGGAAGGAGACAAATGAAGACAGATTCATGTCTGAATTGAAAGGATTTCTTGAAAAAGAGGTGGCTTTGAATGAGTTTACTCTGTCCAAAGAGCAGCTAAGTCTTCTTGATAAGGAAGGGACGGCACTGAAAAAATTAAGCAAGTTATTAAATACCATTCCACAAGTATCTGGCTCTGAAACCATGGAGATCAGTGCTGAAAGTTGTGTCAACAAAAAGAAGAGGAAGCTTCCAGTTGGAATTTGTGAAGGAATGGAATTGCTTCAGAGCGGTCTGAAGGTTATGCGCAATGCTCTTTGTCAAGCTGACTCTGTTGAACTCAGTGATGAAATCTCAACTCAAATATCTTGCCTTGAAGATGTTATTTCTCGTCTAATGGGTCTATCTGATGATGTGTGA
- the LOC105053605 gene encoding uncharacterized protein isoform X2, whose product MCQASVWCQKHLPATVGSSDELQDENHSGLFFQLILDSLSFSSTSISALARSPIRREKEVMLITENFVVELLSFTKTVILEIEKIRSIASEVLKVAQVVLDAAIKLCRAYSQATKWDSHGININRNEGSKDDKMVDYCNHVISITVCTIENLYELGTFAASGGSLASVLNVSWKGVVSLLQLGKGVLAEKIVVSDIILTLVSLAIESLKSASQALSTTFQETLAISEAKRTFLPIKFYLINAVRISSEFPCEAINIHKEITRCALLISSLGIYFSKDTHLRAASEALAEFLEPTSFLLLHTLLNSAEIKPESKFLIMDWLFEDEIESDSIMLQNNVTTAAKLTAFESLFTVDSDAIPRTKALLLGRVIVFLYLLKTSTVLREEMVLGISRKLECLLNILIHEDIYSSILGLQIPVLCGFGTNPGVVWQPMLSSVLHALKTFIIVASSSDPAWMEVETFLYENLFHPHFLCVEIVTELWGFIIRHAETDMVNCILNILFLFLKTIASSEPALTPNSALRKMSRPICVLLTYAPPAIVDHVYNSALSDDASFLSYVIYLALLMEGFPLDSLSDNIKSLATQKIVTAFYGFMETNSCELGLNISPGSCSSSLPGLPVYALSSALRCSHIENSDLIDDKKTLKVLKFMLSVIHGYTSATETVKDHYARLLGMTLDIISNMKDLFGLDEFEKVILELHNLFASGSTDADAFLYQCKPSLASFMASLSHMEIAEGEGSALFSAVWELYHVILRERHWAFIHLAIASFGYFAARTSCTQLWRFVPHDAALSYNTNTGKETNEDRFMSELKGFLEKEVALNEFTLSKEQLSLLDKEGTALKKLSKLLNTIPQVSGSETMEISAESCVNKKKRKLPVGICEGMELLQSGLKVMRNALCQADSVELSDEISTQISCLEDVISRLMGLSDDV is encoded by the exons ATGTGTCAGGCAAGTGTATGGTGTCAAAAACATCTTCCAGCCACAGTTGGGTCATCTGATGAGCTTCAAGATGAAAACCATTCCGGCCTATTTTTTCAG ctaattttggattctttaagTTTCTCCTCGACCAGTATTTCTGCTTTGGCAAGATCTCCTATTAGAAGGGAAAAGGAGGTGATGCTTATCACTGAGAATTTTGTGGTGGAATTATTAAGCTTTACAAAGACTGTAATATTGGAGATTGAG AAAATTCGTTCAATTGCTTCAGAAGTACTCAAGGTGGCACAAGTGGTTCTGGATGCTGCAATAAAGCTATGCAGAGCATATTCTCAAGCCACTAAATGGGATTCCCATGGGATAAATATTAACAGAAACGAAGGATCAAAGGATGATAAAATGGTGGATTATTGTAATCACGTCATCAGCATAACAGTTTGCACCATAGAGAATTTGTACGAACTGGGAACCTTTGCAGCTTCTGGAGGGAGTCTTGCTAGTGTGCTAAATGTGTCGTGGAAAGGTGTTGTTTCTTTACTGCAACTTGGTAAAGGGGTTTTAGCTGAAAAGATAGTTGTAAGTGATATCATTCTGACCCTGGTTTCACTGGCCATTGAATCTCTGAAATCTGCTTCCCAAGCATTGTCGACAACATTTCAAGAAACCCTGGCCATAAGTGAAGCAAAAAGGACATTTctaccaataaaattttacttgatTAATGCTGTACGGATCTCCTCTGAGTTTCCATGTGAAGCCATAAATATACATAAGGAGATCACTAGGTGTGCGCTGTTGATATCATCTTTAGGCATTTATTTTAGCAAAGACACGCATCTCAGAGCTGCAAGTGAGGCACTGGCAGAGTTCCTGGAACCAACATCCTTTCTCCTATTACATACATTACTGAATTCAGCTGAGATAAAACCCGAATCCAAATTCCTTATTATGGATTGGTTATTTGAAGATGAGATTGAGTCTGATTCCATAATGCTGCAGAATAATGTTACTACTGCTGCAAAGTTGACTGCCTTCGAGAGCTTATTCACTGTGGATTCTGATGCTATCCCCAGAACCAAAGCATTATTACTTGGCCGGGTTATTGTATTCTTGTATCTTCTCAAGACTTCTACAGTTCTGAGAGAAGAAATGGTACTTGGAATCTCTAGGAAGTTGGAGTGTCTTCTGAATATTTTGATTCATGAAGATATCTACTCTTCCATTCTTGGTTTGCAGATACCTGTTCTGTGTGGTTTTGGCACAAATCCTGGAGTTGTTTGGCAACCCATGTTATCTTCTGTTTTACATGCTCTAAAGACTTTCATTATTGTTGCATCTTCTTCAGATCCAGCTTGGATGGAGGTGGAAACCTTTTTATATGAGAACCTTTTCCACCCACATTTTCTGTGTGTGGAGATTGTTACAGAACTCTGGGGCTTTATTATTCGCCATGCTGAAACCGATATGGTCAATTGCATTCTTAACATACTGTTTTTATTTCTAAAGACGATAGCATCATCAGAACCAGCTCTTACACCCAATAGTGCTCTAAGAAAGATGTCAAGACCAATATGTGTGCTTCTCACTTATGCACCTCCAGCCATTGTAGATCATGTTTACAATTCTGCACTAAGTGATGATGCATCCTTTTTGTCATATGTCATCTATTTAGCATTACTCATGGAGGGTTTCCCTCTGGATTCATTATCTGATAACATAAAATCACTTGCCACCCAAAAAATTGTCACTGCATTTTATGGTTTTATGGAGACTAACTCCTGTGAACTTGGGTTGAATATTTCTCCAGGATCTTGTAGTTCTAGTTTACCTGGGCTACCTGTGTATGCTTTATCATCTGCCTTACGTTGTAG ccaTATCGAGAATTCTGATTTAATTGATGACAAGAAAACTTTGAAGGTCCTGAAATTTATGCTTTCTGTCATTCATGGGTATACAAGTGCCACTGAAACTGTGAAAGATCATTATGCCAGACTTCTTGGCATGACTTTAGATATCATCTCAAATATGAAGGATCTTTTTGGTTTGGATGAATTTGAAAAAGTAATCTTGGAGCTTCATAACCTTTTTGCGTCAGGTTCTACTGATGCCGATGCATTTTTGTATCAGTGCAAGCCTTCTCTGGCTTCTTTCATGGCTAGTCTTAGTCACATGGAAATAGCAGAAGGGGAAGGTAGTGCACTGTTTTCTGCAGTATGGGAATTGTATCATGTGATACTGAGGGAACGACATTGGGCATTTATTCATTTGGCTATTGCTTCTTTTGGTTATTTTGCTGCCCGTACATCATGCACCCAACTCTGGAGATTTGTTCCCCATGATGCAGCTCTCTCATACAATACGAACACGGGGAAGGAGACAAATGAAGACAGATTCATGTCTGAATTGAAAGGATTTCTTGAAAAAGAGGTGGCTTTGAATGAGTTTACTCTGTCCAAAGAGCAGCTAAGTCTTCTTGATAAGGAAGGGACGGCACTGAAAAAATTAAGCAAGTTATTAAATACCATTCCACAAGTATCTGGCTCTGAAACCATGGAGATCAGTGCTGAAAGTTGTGTCAACAAAAAGAAGAGGAAGCTTCCAGTTGGAATTTGTGAAGGAATGGAATTGCTTCAGAGCGGTCTGAAGGTTATGCGCAATGCTCTTTGTCAAGCTGACTCTGTTGAACTCAGTGATGAAATCTCAACTCAAATATCTTGCCTTGAAGATGTTATTTCTCGTCTAATGGGTCTATCTGATGATGTGTGA